The Leucobacter viscericola genome includes a window with the following:
- a CDS encoding RNA methyltransferase, protein MTETRDPEPTPEPSAERTTFGVGPWPGGREEWPEEDHFDPELLEHGDSRNVINRYRYWKMEAIVADLDEHRHQFHVAIENWQHDMNIGSIVRSANAFAADTVHIVGRRRWNKRGAMVTDRYQHVEHSEDVAALAAWAREEGIPIIAIDNVPGCVPMETFDWPERCVMLFGQEGPGLTDEAVASAEAVVEITQYGSTRSINASAAAAVAMYSWVQQHSPLRPR, encoded by the coding sequence GTGACTGAGACCCGCGATCCCGAGCCAACCCCCGAACCGAGCGCCGAGCGAACCACGTTTGGGGTTGGACCCTGGCCCGGCGGGCGCGAGGAATGGCCAGAAGAGGATCACTTCGATCCCGAGCTGCTTGAGCACGGCGACTCCCGCAACGTGATCAATCGCTATCGCTACTGGAAAATGGAAGCGATCGTCGCCGACCTCGACGAGCACCGCCACCAGTTTCACGTCGCGATCGAAAACTGGCAGCACGATATGAACATCGGCTCGATTGTGCGTAGCGCTAACGCCTTCGCCGCCGACACCGTGCACATCGTCGGTCGCCGCCGCTGGAACAAGCGCGGTGCCATGGTTACCGACCGCTACCAGCACGTCGAGCACAGCGAAGATGTTGCCGCACTCGCAGCCTGGGCCCGTGAAGAAGGCATCCCGATTATCGCGATCGACAACGTGCCCGGCTGCGTGCCAATGGAGACTTTCGACTGGCCGGAACGCTGCGTCATGCTGTTTGGCCAGGAGGGCCCGGGGCTGACGGACGAGGCCGTCGCGTCAGCCGAGGCCGTCGTCGAGATCACGCAGTACGGGTCAACCCGCTCCATCAACGCCTCGGCCGCCGCCGCGGTTGCGATGTACAGCTGGGTGCAGCAGCACTCGCCCCTGCGCCCGCGATAA
- a CDS encoding tyramine oxidase subunit B, with product MSVETQSDTKIDFLYLSEPDMIRAGVTNMAECVDTMSEMLGLFAAGDYRMAGTENNSHGAQIFFPEEELFPGMPVDGPDRRFMAMPAYLGGDYQVTGCKWYGSNVENKKHGLPRSILMFTLSDKDTGAPLAIMSANLLSAYRTGAIPGVGARYLAREDAKVVGIVGPGPMNRTSLESFMAVRPGITTVKVVGRGQSGVDAFIAWAKEKFPQIETIEQVADMEAAVRGSDIVSIAVPSPMGSEHYPHVQDEWVKPGAFICCSAHLKLDESLTLRSRHVADARKIYQAWAEELPEPAHETVGIWGIHLVDRVRDGRMTPEQFEDIGEIIRGVTPGRQNDDEIFIYSVGGMPVEDVAWATKVYRNAVRDGIGTPLNLWDTPALA from the coding sequence GTGTCAGTTGAAACGCAGTCCGACACCAAGATCGACTTCCTCTACCTCAGCGAGCCCGACATGATTCGCGCTGGCGTCACCAACATGGCCGAGTGTGTTGACACCATGTCAGAGATGCTCGGCCTCTTCGCGGCGGGCGACTACCGCATGGCCGGCACTGAGAACAACTCCCACGGCGCCCAGATCTTCTTCCCGGAGGAAGAACTCTTCCCCGGCATGCCCGTCGACGGCCCCGACCGCCGCTTCATGGCGATGCCCGCCTACCTCGGCGGCGACTATCAGGTGACCGGCTGCAAGTGGTACGGCTCGAACGTTGAAAACAAAAAGCACGGACTACCGCGGTCGATCCTCATGTTTACCCTCAGCGACAAAGACACCGGCGCTCCCCTCGCGATCATGTCGGCCAACCTGCTGAGCGCGTACCGCACGGGCGCGATTCCGGGCGTCGGCGCACGCTACCTCGCTCGCGAAGACGCGAAGGTGGTCGGGATCGTAGGCCCGGGACCGATGAACCGCACCTCGCTCGAGTCATTCATGGCTGTGCGCCCGGGCATCACGACGGTGAAAGTTGTCGGGCGGGGCCAGTCGGGCGTCGACGCCTTCATCGCCTGGGCGAAGGAGAAGTTCCCGCAGATCGAGACCATCGAGCAGGTCGCCGACATGGAGGCCGCGGTGCGCGGATCCGACATTGTCAGCATTGCCGTGCCGAGCCCCATGGGATCGGAACACTACCCCCACGTGCAGGACGAGTGGGTGAAGCCCGGCGCCTTCATCTGCTGCTCCGCGCACCTGAAACTCGACGAGAGCCTGACGCTGCGCTCGCGTCACGTCGCCGACGCCCGCAAGATTTATCAGGCCTGGGCCGAAGAGCTGCCAGAACCCGCCCACGAGACCGTCGGCATCTGGGGCATCCACCTGGTCGACCGGGTGCGCGACGGTCGCATGACCCCAGAGCAGTTCGAAGACATCGGCGAGATCATTCGCGGTGTCACTCCCGGGCGGCAGAACGACGACGAGATCTTTATCTACTCGGTCGGTGGCATGCCGGTCGAGGACGTGGCGTGGGCAACCAAGGTGTACCGCAACGCGGTGCGCGACGGGATCGGCACACCACTCAATCTGTGGGACACCCCAGCGCTGGCGTGA
- a CDS encoding aldo/keto reductase yields MTETATRTQVGSTGVEIAPLTLGGNVFGWTADRAASFDVLDAFVAGGGDSIDTADGYSHWVPGHTGGESETILGEWFAARGNRDDLFLATKVSTHPSFAGLAADNVHAAAEASLQRLQTDYIDLYYAHFDDEETPLEQTVEAFSKLVDEGKVRAIGVSNYTAERIEEWFRIARAGGFHLPVALQPHYNLVERDFETNGLRAVAEREGLAVFPYFSLAKGFLAGKYRASNDVSAAGASPRAGQAAEYLTERGLGVLGALDQIAANHDVPVASVALAWLRLQSTIAAPIASARSLEQLPALLGSLRVDLTAEELELLARASA; encoded by the coding sequence ATGACCGAGACCGCAACACGCACCCAAGTCGGCAGCACCGGAGTTGAGATTGCCCCGCTCACGCTGGGCGGCAATGTTTTCGGGTGGACCGCGGATCGCGCGGCCTCGTTCGATGTGCTTGACGCGTTTGTGGCGGGTGGCGGCGACTCGATCGACACCGCCGACGGCTACTCGCACTGGGTGCCGGGTCATACGGGTGGCGAGTCCGAGACGATCCTCGGTGAGTGGTTCGCGGCGCGTGGCAACCGCGATGACCTGTTCCTCGCGACAAAGGTCTCAACGCACCCCTCGTTTGCGGGCCTTGCGGCTGACAATGTGCACGCCGCTGCCGAGGCATCGCTGCAGCGCCTGCAGACCGATTACATCGACCTCTACTACGCCCACTTCGACGACGAAGAAACCCCGCTCGAGCAGACGGTCGAAGCGTTTTCGAAGCTCGTTGACGAGGGCAAGGTGCGTGCGATCGGTGTTTCAAACTACACGGCCGAGCGCATCGAAGAGTGGTTTAGGATCGCGCGCGCCGGTGGCTTCCACCTTCCTGTTGCGCTGCAGCCGCATTACAATCTCGTCGAGCGCGACTTCGAGACCAACGGGCTGCGCGCGGTCGCGGAGCGCGAGGGGCTTGCCGTGTTCCCGTACTTCTCGCTCGCGAAGGGGTTCTTGGCCGGCAAGTACCGCGCGTCGAACGATGTGAGCGCTGCCGGCGCGAGCCCTCGTGCGGGCCAGGCCGCGGAGTATCTGACGGAACGTGGCCTGGGTGTGCTCGGCGCACTGGATCAGATCGCTGCGAATCACGACGTTCCCGTTGCGTCGGTTGCCCTTGCTTGGCTCCGCCTTCAGTCAACGATCGCTGCGCCGATTGCGAGCGCCCGCTCGCTCGAGCAGCTTCCGGCGCTGCTGGGATCGCTGCGTGTTGATCTGACCGCGGAAGAACTCGAGCTGCTGGCTCGCGCGTCGGCCTAA
- a CDS encoding DNA-3-methyladenine glycosylase 2 family protein produces the protein MNPTTAPATLDFDACYRAASGRDARWDGRVYLGVTSTGIYCRPSCPARKPRPENCRFYSTAAACVAAGFRACKRCRPDAVPGTRDWDARGDLVARAVRRIRDGAVDTVGVAGLATELAVSERHLRRMLIEEVGASPLQLARTRRAHAARALIEETQLPLTDVAFAAGFGSVRQFGDTMREEFGVAPSALSRRSSGSIRGGEQDPDGPTSDERPKLALRLRTRAPFAAAGVRAFLAAHAIPGRDEIATDGTTSHAIDVPGGTAVVRIEWPEVPEVSRQLEGGASTVGIPVTITLPGLADTMPAIQAVRRLLDLDADPGQIEAAFMGDPVLGDILLRRPGLRLPGARHPQEFALGTVLGQQVSLAAARTLQGRLAEGFESAVAGSGGAASGFRAAPDPVLVAAIPVEDLREQLGLTRARAATLSTLASALAGGLDLGPGADRDRARAELLALRGIGPWTVELVAMRALGDPDAYPAGDLILRRALGVTSDREAIALAQPWRPYRGYATQYLWSDFLEATARKEQS, from the coding sequence GTGAACCCCACTACCGCCCCCGCCACGCTCGACTTCGACGCGTGTTATCGCGCCGCCTCAGGGCGTGACGCGCGCTGGGATGGCCGGGTCTATCTCGGGGTCACAAGCACGGGCATCTACTGCCGCCCATCGTGTCCGGCACGAAAGCCTCGCCCTGAAAACTGCCGCTTCTACTCGACGGCTGCGGCGTGTGTGGCCGCTGGTTTCAGGGCGTGCAAGCGCTGTCGCCCCGATGCCGTTCCCGGTACCCGCGACTGGGACGCGCGAGGTGACCTTGTCGCCCGCGCGGTGCGCCGCATTCGTGACGGTGCCGTTGACACCGTCGGAGTGGCGGGCCTCGCGACTGAACTTGCCGTGAGCGAGCGGCACCTGCGCCGCATGCTTATCGAAGAGGTCGGGGCAAGTCCTCTGCAGCTCGCCCGCACTCGCCGTGCCCACGCCGCCCGCGCACTGATCGAAGAGACACAACTGCCACTCACCGACGTGGCGTTTGCTGCGGGATTCGGCAGCGTGCGCCAGTTCGGTGACACGATGCGGGAGGAATTTGGGGTGGCGCCGTCTGCGCTATCGCGACGCAGTTCAGGATCAATCCGAGGCGGCGAGCAAGATCCCGACGGCCCGACATCTGACGAGCGCCCAAAGCTCGCACTGCGTCTGCGCACCCGGGCGCCATTCGCCGCCGCCGGGGTGCGTGCGTTTCTCGCCGCCCACGCGATTCCCGGCCGCGACGAAATCGCGACAGACGGCACAACCTCACACGCCATAGACGTGCCAGGGGGTACCGCCGTGGTGCGGATCGAGTGGCCCGAGGTACCGGAGGTTTCGCGGCAGCTTGAGGGCGGCGCGAGCACGGTCGGGATCCCCGTCACCATCACACTGCCGGGCCTCGCAGATACGATGCCCGCGATCCAGGCGGTGCGGCGACTGCTTGATCTTGACGCCGATCCCGGGCAAATCGAGGCGGCATTCATGGGAGACCCGGTGCTCGGCGACATTCTGCTGCGCCGACCCGGGCTGCGACTTCCCGGAGCCCGGCACCCACAAGAGTTTGCGCTCGGCACGGTGCTGGGTCAGCAGGTTTCGCTCGCTGCAGCCAGAACGCTGCAGGGCCGGCTGGCTGAGGGCTTTGAGTCTGCTGTGGCGGGATCGGGGGGTGCGGCTTCGGGGTTCAGAGCGGCCCCGGATCCCGTGCTTGTGGCCGCGATCCCGGTCGAGGATCTGCGCGAACAATTGGGGCTCACCCGCGCCCGCGCGGCGACGCTGAGCACACTTGCCTCTGCCCTGGCAGGGGGCCTCGACCTGGGGCCAGGAGCGGATCGGGATCGCGCTCGCGCCGAACTGCTTGCGCTCCGGGGGATCGGCCCCTGGACCGTTGAACTCGTGGCAATGCGAGCGCTCGGTGATCCTGACGCCTATCCTGCCGGCGATCTGATTCTGCGCCGCGCCCTCGGCGTGACGAGCGACCGTGAGGCCATCGCGCTGGCCCAACCCTGGCGGCCGTACCGCGGCTACGCCACCCAATACCTCTGGTCTGACTTCTTGGAAGCGACCGCACGAAAGGAACAATCATGA
- a CDS encoding methylated-DNA--[protein]-cysteine S-methyltransferase — translation MNAAPLSWAVVDVVGHPFHAIWTPEDGAIRAGGFATEGDPGATSLMTRLEALDPELASRGLAASATAEGAVPDALRAYAAGDITAIDVLPVAQPETPFRGDVWRALREVPGGAAVTYTELAALAGRPSAVRAAASGCANNLVALVVPCHRIVRTDGGLGGFLFGTEIKEALLRHEGVLL, via the coding sequence ATGAATGCTGCACCGCTGTCTTGGGCCGTCGTCGACGTTGTCGGGCACCCGTTCCACGCCATCTGGACCCCGGAAGACGGCGCGATCCGCGCGGGCGGGTTTGCGACCGAGGGGGATCCGGGCGCGACAAGTCTGATGACGCGTTTGGAGGCGCTTGATCCCGAGCTTGCCTCGCGCGGTCTCGCCGCTTCAGCGACTGCTGAGGGCGCTGTTCCCGATGCGCTGCGCGCGTATGCCGCTGGTGACATCACAGCGATCGACGTGTTGCCGGTCGCGCAGCCAGAGACCCCGTTCCGCGGAGACGTGTGGCGCGCGCTGCGGGAAGTGCCGGGCGGGGCCGCCGTGACCTACACCGAACTCGCGGCGCTCGCGGGGCGCCCCTCTGCGGTGCGGGCCGCGGCATCGGGCTGTGCCAACAACCTGGTCGCGTTGGTGGTGCCGTGCCACAGGATCGTGCGCACCGACGGTGGGCTCGGCGGGTTCCTGTTTGGCACCGAGATCAAGGAGGCCCTGCTGCGGCATGAAGGGGTGCTGCTCTAG
- a CDS encoding GEVED domain-containing protein, which produces MSGTLAGVLVAVALLSAGSGPVVAAEQPNAIGAGSIQTPSGFTASIQNPHYVLPQLQSQENTIQALPQIVTNPNGNGSWGFDAGQASLRVSTAPQLPGTVVPAPFGDTGWHDWATYDLVFSQPIANPVIRVAQRTGGTARSDFLYTNHATASVGVSGAMNVAGTQVPVQLSTLSGSYANGYQVSDNTILPRDPVNETVWAADGCSSTEYEYSNVGPGTTEALWLKGFRNTTKNPELRLITNGCGDILVDTGGVPVKSLSIRHLLQFFNNWPLEGNGDGVTITLSQAQLRFSVVVPNVVSGSPAVIPASYGAATHVVSTGRLGNTLVPAYENELLTTATSGVAEDNSDAGYDAFTTAQLNKLFATAGPGNQVTIPVPLSLVQNDATLAGWVDFDRSGDFSDEERAVVAVPAGSTKAFLTWTVPDTYQPGAGYLRLRLSNTASAVDTATGMADSGDVEDHQLLLPAPHNAFAVTKTASSNTAHPGDTVKYTLKVVNTGNLDYTADKPASLTDDLSQVLDDARFNNDATEGATLTGSTLSWSGPLAVGETVTITYTVTVNDPATGDKTLTNVVIPDQQTGGGCEAEAECKTTTTVTPPVITPPPVTPPAVTPPMKPGGPKTTDQPQPPEKSQGPTSTLAHTGLDAAGIGGITGIALATILLGGILLLRRHKTR; this is translated from the coding sequence GTGAGTGGAACTCTGGCCGGTGTGCTTGTTGCCGTGGCCCTGTTGAGCGCTGGGAGCGGACCAGTCGTGGCGGCGGAACAGCCGAACGCGATCGGAGCGGGCTCAATTCAGACACCGTCGGGATTCACCGCGTCGATTCAGAACCCTCACTACGTACTCCCCCAGCTCCAGTCGCAGGAGAACACGATTCAGGCACTCCCACAGATCGTGACTAACCCCAATGGGAACGGCAGCTGGGGATTCGATGCGGGGCAAGCCTCACTTCGAGTGTCGACCGCACCGCAACTGCCCGGCACTGTCGTGCCTGCGCCGTTCGGCGACACGGGGTGGCACGATTGGGCCACCTACGATCTTGTGTTCTCCCAGCCGATAGCGAATCCCGTCATTCGAGTCGCTCAGCGTACGGGCGGCACGGCTCGGTCTGATTTCCTATACACAAACCATGCAACTGCTTCAGTCGGAGTGAGTGGCGCCATGAATGTCGCGGGCACGCAGGTACCGGTGCAGTTGTCTACGTTGAGCGGCAGTTATGCAAATGGCTACCAAGTTAGCGACAACACAATCCTTCCGAGAGATCCTGTCAACGAGACTGTCTGGGCAGCTGATGGATGCTCTTCCACCGAGTATGAATACTCCAACGTTGGCCCAGGAACGACGGAGGCATTGTGGCTGAAAGGGTTTCGAAACACCACTAAGAATCCTGAGCTGCGGCTGATCACAAACGGGTGCGGTGACATCCTGGTAGATACCGGTGGTGTGCCGGTGAAGTCACTCTCGATCCGTCATCTCCTGCAATTCTTCAATAACTGGCCTCTTGAGGGAAATGGGGACGGGGTTACTATAACGCTGTCTCAGGCCCAGCTGCGGTTCTCCGTGGTCGTACCAAACGTGGTCTCCGGATCACCTGCCGTGATCCCGGCATCGTACGGCGCCGCAACTCACGTCGTTTCGACCGGGCGCCTGGGCAACACACTCGTGCCGGCGTACGAAAACGAACTCCTCACCACTGCCACATCGGGCGTTGCCGAAGACAACTCCGATGCCGGATACGACGCGTTCACCACCGCGCAATTGAACAAACTGTTCGCGACAGCGGGACCCGGTAACCAGGTCACGATCCCGGTTCCACTCTCCCTCGTGCAAAACGACGCAACCCTGGCCGGCTGGGTAGATTTCGACCGCAGTGGAGACTTCTCTGACGAGGAACGCGCCGTGGTCGCCGTTCCCGCCGGCAGCACCAAAGCCTTCCTCACCTGGACGGTCCCCGATACTTACCAGCCAGGCGCCGGCTACCTCCGTCTCCGACTGAGCAATACGGCCAGCGCGGTCGACACCGCAACCGGGATGGCTGACTCCGGGGACGTTGAGGATCACCAGCTTCTCCTCCCCGCCCCGCACAACGCTTTTGCGGTCACAAAAACCGCAAGCAGCAACACCGCGCATCCGGGGGACACGGTCAAGTACACCCTCAAGGTTGTCAACACCGGCAACCTCGATTACACCGCCGACAAACCGGCATCGCTGACCGATGACCTGTCTCAGGTGCTTGACGACGCCCGTTTCAACAACGACGCGACGGAGGGAGCAACTCTCACCGGATCGACGCTCTCCTGGTCTGGCCCACTCGCGGTCGGAGAAACCGTCACGATCACGTACACGGTGACCGTGAACGATCCCGCGACCGGAGACAAGACACTCACGAACGTCGTGATTCCCGACCAGCAAACCGGCGGGGGTTGCGAGGCCGAGGCGGAATGCAAGACGACCACCACGGTCACTCCGCCCGTAATCACCCCACCCCCTGTCACTCCGCCCGCAGTTACCCCACCGATGAAGCCCGGAGGCCCAAAGACCACGGATCAGCCGCAGCCACCCGAGAAGTCGCAAGGACCGACCTCGACCCTGGCCCACACCGGGTTGGACGCGGCAGGGATCGGCGGGATCACCGGGATCGCGCTCGCCACGATACTGCTCGGCGGAATACTCCTGCTCCGTCGACACAAAACGCGCTAA
- a CDS encoding ABC transporter permease has protein sequence MSRLTRSMSSEIRKVRSTKLWWILAIVLAGYSAFLGALFAFLFSSMGEALGGTGLDLPAQQAANLVYSTVSTSGYVIPLLFGALMATGEIRHRTIGLTFTLEPKRGIVLTSKALVLFGIGLVIGIAGLIGAVGAGAVVLESTGGDAMLGTAETWLVIVRVLAAMAIWAIIGFGVGILVRNQAFAIVITLVFTQFLEPILRTVAQFLDWSAHVAKYLPGAATDAFVGAGALSDLSTIDPSMPAGVAPLGIWTGLAVLLGYALVAVLAGWLFRWRKDVA, from the coding sequence ATGAGTCGGCTGACGCGGAGCATGTCTTCCGAGATTCGTAAGGTTCGCTCGACCAAACTGTGGTGGATACTCGCCATCGTGCTCGCGGGATATTCCGCGTTTCTCGGGGCGCTTTTTGCGTTCCTCTTCAGCTCGATGGGCGAGGCGCTCGGTGGCACAGGCCTGGACCTGCCCGCGCAGCAGGCGGCAAACCTGGTCTATTCAACCGTTTCGACCTCGGGCTACGTGATCCCGCTGCTCTTCGGGGCGCTCATGGCCACCGGAGAGATTCGCCACCGCACCATCGGGCTCACGTTCACACTCGAACCCAAACGCGGCATCGTGCTCACGAGCAAGGCACTGGTGTTGTTCGGGATCGGCCTGGTGATTGGTATCGCAGGCCTCATTGGGGCCGTCGGCGCCGGGGCCGTGGTGCTTGAGTCAACCGGCGGCGACGCAATGCTCGGCACCGCCGAGACCTGGTTGGTTATCGTCAGGGTGCTCGCCGCGATGGCCATTTGGGCAATCATCGGGTTCGGGGTTGGCATCCTGGTTCGCAATCAGGCGTTTGCGATCGTCATCACGCTCGTGTTTACGCAGTTTCTGGAGCCGATTCTGCGAACCGTCGCCCAGTTTTTGGACTGGAGTGCGCACGTGGCGAAGTATCTGCCAGGAGCGGCGACCGATGCGTTTGTTGGCGCGGGGGCGCTGAGCGACCTGTCAACGATTGATCCGTCAATGCCCGCCGGGGTTGCACCGCTTGGCATTTGGACCGGTCTCGCCGTGCTGCTTGGCTACGCTCTTGTCGCGGTGCTTGCCGGTTGGCTGTTCCGGTGGCGCAAGGACGTGGCGTAG
- a CDS encoding ABC transporter ATP-binding protein, translated as MGRVEVTGLSKRFGSVQAVQSLSFTAEPGRVTGFLGPNGSGKTTTLSMVLGLVRPDSGTATIGGTPYTELPRPALTVGVSLSADFHSAHTGRAHLDIVRRAIGVPASAVAEKLELVGLVDAADRKTGSYSLGMRQRLALAAALMGDPDVLLLDEPINGLDPEGIHWIRSFLKHLASDGKTVLLSSHLLSEVQQTVDDVVVIRRGELAFAGTLAELQQGDSERTILVSANDQAALARALELAGAKVHGVRGDVMRVVGLEPEKIGELSLATAIPLSHLSVEETELEQSFLELIEGGGSSGPSSHGAGSSDPESSPAIEGGAS; from the coding sequence ATGGGCAGAGTCGAGGTAACCGGGCTATCAAAGCGATTTGGCAGCGTGCAGGCGGTGCAGTCCCTCAGCTTCACGGCTGAGCCCGGGCGCGTCACAGGATTCCTCGGGCCCAACGGCTCGGGCAAAACCACCACTCTCTCGATGGTGCTCGGTCTGGTACGGCCCGACAGTGGCACGGCAACAATAGGCGGCACCCCGTACACCGAGCTGCCACGCCCTGCACTCACCGTTGGCGTATCGCTCTCCGCAGACTTTCACTCGGCCCACACCGGTCGCGCCCACCTCGACATTGTGCGGCGCGCGATCGGAGTGCCCGCCTCCGCGGTCGCAGAAAAGCTCGAGCTCGTGGGGCTCGTCGACGCGGCCGACCGCAAAACCGGCAGCTACTCGCTCGGCATGCGGCAGAGGCTCGCGCTCGCCGCAGCGCTGATGGGCGACCCCGACGTGCTGCTGCTCGATGAGCCGATCAACGGCCTCGACCCCGAGGGCATCCACTGGATCAGGTCATTTCTCAAGCACCTCGCAAGCGACGGAAAAACCGTTCTGCTGTCATCCCACCTGCTCAGCGAGGTACAGCAAACGGTCGACGACGTTGTGGTGATTCGCCGCGGTGAACTCGCCTTTGCGGGCACCCTAGCCGAGTTGCAGCAGGGAGACAGCGAGCGCACGATCCTGGTCTCCGCAAACGACCAAGCCGCGCTCGCCCGCGCGCTTGAGCTCGCGGGGGCGAAGGTGCACGGCGTGCGCGGCGACGTCATGCGGGTTGTCGGGCTTGAGCCCGAGAAGATCGGCGAGCTCTCCCTCGCAACCGCGATCCCACTGTCGCACCTGAGTGTTGAAGAGACCGAGCTCGAGCAGAGCTTCTTGGAGCTTATTGAGGGTGGTGGATCCTCGGGCCCGTCGAGTCACGGCGCGGGGAGCAGCGATCCCGAATCCTCACCCGCTATTGAAGGGGGTGCCTCATGA
- the solA gene encoding N-methyl-L-tryptophan oxidase: protein MDLQKTDVLVIGAGAVGAMALWQLSKREGISVVGIEQYGRVHSHGSYAGESRVFRTAVHEGGTYVRMIQRSRDLWRELEAESGRDIYYEVGALSIAPEGFPDLVTALGTVREFDLPHRVLNDSELRKEYPQHRIQDGDIGLLDAHGGGLRPEVAVMSALDIAEANGAKLFFNTPVIGIEERADGVVVRTTQGSWLAQKVVVASGSWSTRLSPELNDLLRLQVLGLTWFMPRDPAAFAPDRFPAFLRDAGPVHFFGAPSFDGYAFKACTNPEWPVFRDVTEVPTSHTREELIKIGQRASELFEGINPEPVRQSVHHCAYTPDRLPVVDRSASGRVITLTGLSGHGFKFIPQLGEWAAQLVAGDETTVDSRFALPEHMKRLAEPGPYTGGGH from the coding sequence ATGGATCTGCAGAAGACGGACGTTCTGGTCATAGGCGCCGGAGCCGTTGGGGCAATGGCGCTGTGGCAGCTGAGCAAACGAGAGGGCATCAGCGTCGTCGGCATCGAACAGTACGGCCGGGTGCACTCGCACGGTTCGTACGCGGGTGAGTCGCGAGTGTTTCGCACCGCGGTGCACGAGGGTGGCACGTACGTGCGCATGATCCAGCGCTCGCGTGACCTGTGGCGCGAGCTCGAGGCAGAGTCGGGCCGCGACATCTACTACGAGGTTGGCGCGCTCAGCATCGCCCCCGAGGGCTTCCCCGATCTCGTCACGGCGCTCGGCACCGTGCGCGAGTTCGACCTGCCCCACCGCGTGCTCAACGACAGTGAACTGCGCAAGGAGTATCCGCAGCACCGCATCCAAGACGGCGACATCGGCTTGCTCGACGCTCACGGCGGCGGACTGCGCCCCGAGGTCGCCGTGATGAGCGCTCTCGACATTGCGGAGGCGAACGGCGCGAAACTGTTCTTCAACACCCCCGTGATCGGCATCGAGGAGCGCGCAGACGGAGTGGTCGTGCGTACGACACAGGGATCATGGCTTGCGCAGAAGGTTGTCGTGGCGTCCGGATCCTGGTCGACCCGCCTCTCCCCCGAACTGAACGACCTGCTGCGCCTGCAGGTGCTGGGCCTCACGTGGTTCATGCCGCGGGATCCGGCAGCGTTTGCGCCCGACCGCTTCCCGGCGTTTTTGCGCGATGCAGGGCCGGTGCACTTCTTTGGCGCCCCCAGCTTCGACGGCTACGCATTTAAGGCGTGCACAAACCCGGAGTGGCCCGTGTTCCGCGACGTTACCGAGGTGCCAACCTCGCACACGCGCGAAGAACTGATCAAGATCGGGCAGCGGGCCTCGGAGCTCTTCGAGGGGATCAACCCCGAGCCGGTGCGACAGAGCGTGCACCACTGCGCATACACACCGGATCGCCTGCCCGTGGTAGACCGCAGCGCGAGCGGCCGCGTCATCACGCTGACGGGACTCTCGGGCCACGGTTTCAAGTTCATCCCGCAGCTCGGCGAGTGGGCCGCGCAGTTGGTCGCGGGCGACGAAACAACGGTGGATTCTCGCTTCGCGCTGCCCGAACACATGAAGCGTCTTGCGGAACCCGGACCCTACACGGGAGGCGGTCACTAG
- a CDS encoding TetR/AcrR family transcriptional regulator, whose translation MGDASGRTALLRATIVVVANGGLRALTYRAVAAEAGVSHGLVRHHFGTRDQLIAEAMEFAIDESLRGSNMLESGLTVSEFAAGIETLAERESGIQSFQYELLLETRRRPELRSFADRHYQAYRDAINSQLARLGVSDAGLTDLIWFTLDGIVFKQLVAPGDVGPAVQRMRQLIEASVTTS comes from the coding sequence ATGGGAGATGCATCGGGACGTACCGCGCTTCTGCGCGCCACGATTGTTGTCGTCGCGAACGGGGGTCTCCGAGCGCTGACCTATCGCGCCGTTGCCGCCGAGGCGGGTGTGTCGCACGGGCTCGTGCGGCACCACTTCGGAACACGGGATCAGCTCATTGCAGAGGCGATGGAGTTCGCGATCGACGAGAGTCTGCGCGGATCCAACATGCTCGAGAGCGGGCTCACCGTTTCGGAGTTTGCCGCCGGCATCGAGACCCTGGCCGAGCGCGAGAGCGGCATCCAGTCGTTCCAGTACGAATTGCTGCTTGAGACGCGGCGCCGCCCTGAACTGCGGTCTTTCGCCGACCGGCACTACCAGGCGTATCGGGATGCAATCAATAGCCAGCTCGCTCGGCTGGGGGTGTCAGACGCGGGTCTCACCGACCTGATCTGGTTCACGCTCGACGGCATCGTGTTCAAACAGCTAGTCGCCCCGGGTGACGTTGGCCCGGCTGTGCAGCGCATGAGACAGCTCATTGAGGCGAGCGTCACGACGAGCTAG